Proteins encoded in a region of the Mucilaginibacter sabulilitoris genome:
- the prmA gene encoding 50S ribosomal protein L11 methyltransferase: protein MNYYELLFTIITTEDYQQDLLINALGEIGFDTFEELEFGFKAYIPTTDFDEEKLSEQLLPYRDMFTFSYEITLIPQKNWNEVWESNFEPIEIADKIYVRATFHAAKPEFPYEIVIDPKMAFGTGHHQTTSMMLELMLENNFEGKNVLDMGCGTGILAIMAAKLNAAEITAIDYDSVCFDSTIENSALNRIDNIIPLCGSKEAIPDEQYDIILANINRNILLDQMERYAEVLKPDGEIYFSGFYESPDLEIITDEARKHGLKYIIHKKTDNWVAAKFIK, encoded by the coding sequence ATGAACTACTACGAACTGCTTTTTACTATCATTACCACCGAAGATTATCAGCAAGACCTGCTGATCAACGCTTTGGGTGAAATTGGGTTTGATACTTTTGAAGAACTGGAATTTGGTTTTAAAGCATACATACCTACTACTGATTTTGACGAAGAAAAGCTCAGTGAGCAATTACTACCATATCGGGATATGTTTACTTTTAGCTATGAAATAACACTCATTCCGCAAAAAAACTGGAACGAGGTATGGGAAAGTAATTTTGAACCCATAGAAATAGCTGATAAAATATACGTGAGGGCGACCTTTCATGCGGCCAAACCTGAGTTTCCGTACGAAATTGTAATAGACCCCAAAATGGCCTTTGGTACCGGGCACCACCAAACTACATCCATGATGCTCGAACTGATGCTTGAGAATAATTTTGAAGGTAAAAACGTACTTGATATGGGCTGTGGCACGGGTATTTTAGCCATAATGGCTGCTAAACTCAACGCAGCTGAAATAACTGCCATTGATTATGACTCGGTGTGCTTTGATAGCACCATTGAAAATTCGGCGTTAAACCGTATCGATAATATAATACCACTATGTGGTTCAAAAGAGGCTATCCCTGACGAGCAATATGATATTATTTTGGCAAATATTAACCGCAATATCCTGCTCGACCAAATGGAACGGTATGCCGAAGTGCTGAAACCCGATGGTGAAATCTATTTCAGTGGTTTTTACGAATCACCCGACCTGGAAATCATTACTGATGAAGCCCGTAAACATGGACTGAAATATATTATTCATAAAAAAACAGACAATTGGGTAGCAGCCAAGTTTATTAAATAA